CTTGTACGACCATCTCTCGCTGTCTATCTCTTTGTTCACCGTGTCAATGTAGCATTCAACCAGGTCCGTTTCCCGGATTCCGTTGACTGAGACACTTCTGAGTATAAGGACAGCCATGATCTCGTTGAGCAGTCTGACTGCCGTAGCCCTTTGAGCCTCAGCCAAAACAACCAGGCCTTCACGGCTGACTACCACCTGTCTCCCCTTGTAGACGGTGTCCAGGGCCTTCACAAAGGCCCGGCAAATGTTGTTCTGCTGCTTTAGGGCGTTCATATCCAGGGGCGTTCCCACGAAAATGGGAGGAGACAGAAAGGCCCCCCAGGCCTTGCATGTGGATGCCGGGGAGGATGGTGATATATCAACCTGCTTCATTGTGCTCCTTGTTCTTCCTGATGGTTACAGACCATCGTCGCAGACCGAGGTAACCAAGGCTACCGTTCTATCCAGGTCTCCCGAGAGGAGCTCGTAGCACCGGGCATTATCACAGAGCCGAGCCGCAGCTTCAGTCCTGGTGAAGCTGCGGCTCTCTCTGGGAGCAATCGTCCAGAAGTTCCCAGCCTTGAGTAGCCTTTCCGTCGCCTCGGGAGCAGCTATCGGTGTCAGCCGGGGAAGGGCCGAGTCCTGGCGGCTGAGAAGGAAAAGGAAGGACGCCCTGGCCGGTTCTCGGGTCACCGGGAAGCCCAGGTTATTCAGGCTCACCAAGTGCCTTTTCTCCTGCCTCCACACCACATCGTCGCTCTCCAAGACGGCTCCCAGCTCGGGGAACAGGCTGGCCGCTTCAGGTTTGAAGCTGATCCCCCGGGGGAAAGGAAAGACCTCCAGGGATGCAGGTGCAAAGAGGCCAAATTCGTCACTCAGGTACCTGAAGCCGCTCCGGACTAGGGCGTAGGAAAGCACGCTTTTTCCGCTATTAGGGGGGCCGCTGATAAGCAGGGCCTGGCCATTCTTGCCGACTACTCCGGCATGCACCAGGCTGAGTTGGGGGAGGAAGTGCATAACAAAGTGGAAGACCAGGAATTCCACGCCGGCGGTCAAGTCAATATACGTTGAATCAATCTCGTTAATCTGGTAGAAATGGTGTCCCTCCCCGGACGGGTCTGGCACAGCCACTTCTTGGATATAGCTCGTGGCCTTTTTCCAGCCAGAGCAGGGCCCAAACTTGTTTAGCAGTGCTGTCCTCCAGCCATCAAAGCTGGCTGGCACCCGGGCAAAGACCAAATTCTTGCCAAGCGGATGGGGTCTCTCCTTGACCCGGATGGTCATCTCCAAGTGCGGGTATTCTACATCATAGTCCCGGAAGAAGTGATAGACACTATTCAAGCCGGAGACTACCCCGGCGTCTTCTGACCTTATCCTGACCTTGACCCCGTAAAAGTCATAGCTAGCTTCAGTGTAATGGCCACCGTCCAATCCAGCCAACCCCAGTTCTTCCGGCGCTTCCGATTCCGTTAGCAATGCTATCCCCCTTCTGTCGGTCTGACCGAGTTGCGCTCTGGGCCAGCTATGAGCTGGCCCAGAGCCGCATGTCACTCTTGGTCCAGACTTGTCAATATTCGCCTTTGCCCCCTAAGGGGAGCTGCGCCCCAAGAGCTACTCCGGGATTACATGGCCCGGTTCGGCTGATCCAGCCATGTAGCCGTTCACATCGCAGCACCCGGTCTCCTCCCGTGTCCTGATCCCCTCGGGGAAGGCCTCATCCTTGGAGGCCCAGTAACACAGGATCTCGTCCATGCGTTCCATATCTTATCACCTCCTTCCCTATTGGGTTTGATGCGGTGGGCCCGCAACGCATCCTCAGTAAGGTGACTCTGGTGTTCACGGGTTGTCTATCTTCACCACGATGCTATCGCTGGCCATGTGGTCATGGTGGTCGCAGCAGGCCACGCTAAGGACGTGCATCCCGTTTGGGATTCTGCGCGTGTCCCAGTCCCAGTTGGCCACCGGCCCCGACACATCCTTGTCCTCATGGAGCAAGAGGTAATCCACGTAGTACCGAGCGGAATGACCCACCTCCCGGCCGTAGCCGCGGGCATCCTCTCTGACCTTGACCGTAATCTGACAGGTACCGCTGAGTTTCTCCCGCGCCTGTGGTGCAAGGACATCCACCTTGAGCTGGTGGCACTTGTCCTCTTCGTGAAGCGTATGGGCGTGCATCCTCTTGCCGTGCACCACCATCATGTCCTTGTGGTGAAGGTGCTTGTCCAGGGGAAGATTTTCTCGGTGGATGGCGCCGCGCGGGGGCTGGCTTTCGAGGACGGCACAATAGAGGAGGGGGTTCAGAATATTGCCCTTGCTGTCTTTGCCGTCCCATGCCAGAGTGTGCTCCCCGGCCTGCTGAGGTTCCCAGTCCACCAGGGTGCGGACGGCAAGAAACCGTCTTTTCCTCGGCCGGATGAAAACCCGCACAATGCCCGACCGTGCCAAATGATACGGAATTGCTCCCGTTTCCCCAGCATCAGGACGGAACCCGGCAGGTGAGAAACCTAGGTCTCTCACTTCGTCAAAATGCAGGGGGTCGAGCGCTGTCATGCCATGACTGGTCAAAGGCACACCTCCCTTTCTATGGAGACTTCGCGAGTCCTTGGTCCAGGATAACAGCAGGAGCGGTGAGAGAAGAAGGTGAGTTGCGTTAGAATTCTGTAAGAAATGGAGCCCTCGGGAACTCTAACCCTATTCCAACCCAACTTCTACCTGCTGCCAACTGAGAAAGTCCTAGACTCTTATAGATGGGCAGAAGGCACTCTCAGCTTCCGGTAGCTGGACTAAAGAGGACTGAAGGGCTGTGTATCGATGAGGGCTCCCATCATCAAGCAGGGCGAGCGAGCACTGATGGGGATATGTCGGGAAGACCAGTTCATCCTTGCCTGCTGCCGTAGTCTTGGCAGCCAGCACCTGGCCGAAGAAGTAGCCCCGCTTCTAAAAAAGGGGCTCTCCTGGGCTGGGTTCGTTGAGCGTGCCAAAAAGCAGGGCGTACCTTCCCTCCTTTACTACGTCATAGAAGCAGAGGAAGATATCCGCAGGTATGTTCCCGCCGAGGTGTGGGAGAAGTTGAGAGCCATAGGCCTCAGTGTGCTGCAGCGGAACCTCCTTCTGACAAAGGAACTGGGAAAGATTCTGGAGGCCTTTGACCGCCGGGCCGTTCGAGCGATACCCCTGAAGGGGCCTGTACTGGCCCATACACTATATCCGAATCCGGCTATGCGGTTGTTCGGTGACCTGGACATCTGGGTTCGCCAGGAAGACATACCGGTTGCGCAGGAAGTCCTTGAGCAGGAAGGTTACCAAACGCCGGCCCGCCCCGGGGCGGCGCTCGAGAAGCACCCGTTTCATGATGTGATCTTGTTCAAGCCGCCTGTACTAGTGGAGCTGCACTGGCAGCCGACGGATACCACCTTTTTGCCCATAGACACTGGTCTGGTCTGGCAGCGGGCGCGGAGCATTGATTTAGATGGACGGGGGGTTCTGACACTATCTGCGGAAGACAACCTGATTCTGCTTTCCATCCACCTTCTTCTGCATTCCTCTCGCGCCCTGCGCCTGCTAGTGGACATAGCAGGGCTGCTTAACCGATATGGCTCACAACTGGACTGGAACTGTGTCCTTGCGTCGTGTCGGGAGTGGGGGGCGGGGGGGTTCGTCTATCTGACTCTGGTCAGGGTGAAGAGCCTGCTAGAAGCTCCAGTTCCCGCACAAGTACTAAGAGAGCTGAAGCCCAACTGGTGGTACCGCGCTTTGGCCGAAGCGCTGGTGGATGACCTCTATTTTCTCTCTCCTCCCTCGCCCGGCGTCAGAGGCGAAGGTCTGATGCTAGCCTATTGCCTGCTTTTGGGTGGCCCTCGCCGAATGTTCAACGCATACTTGGCGCACCTAGACACGACTCACCGTGCTCGCATACAAGGTAAACTGGGAACAGGGGTCCTTTCACACCTTGTTCCCCTGTTCTTGGCCCTGCAAGGGCTGCGCTGGTCCGGGCTAGCCATAGTATGCGCCCTGGGGCGGGCCTGGCGGAGAAGGGTTAGCTTTTAGGTAATCGCAAGGCGCGGCCCACTGCAGGGCTTGGCCCGGGGGCTGGTATCAACGGCCCTTGCGGGGTTGTTTTCTCAACAGCTTCTCTACGCGCTGAAACAACTCCTCGGGACTTGCTGGCTTTTCCAAATAGTCCTCGGCCTCCGTGGTCATGGCCTGAGTCATCGAGACGGCGGTTTCGGCCATCCGGGAGGATAGGCTGGTGAGGAGCATAACGGGTATTTTGCTCAGTTGAGGGTCCTTCTTTAGCTCCTCGCAGACCATGAAGCCGTCTTTGGTGGGCATGATGATGTCCAGGATGATGAGGTCCGGCTTCTCCTTCCTGGCCTTCTTCAGTCCCTCATCGCCCGTGTAGGCCACAGCCACCTTGTAGCGGGATTCCAGAAGCATTCTCGTGGCCTCGACAAAATCCCAATCGTCGTCTACCAAAAGGATTCTGGCCTGTTCTGTCACTTCCCTACCCCCTTCCTGAGTTCCAGGGCCTCTCAAACCGTGTGGCTGGCAGGCCCGACAAACCGCGCCACGGCATTCAGGAGTTCCTGCGGCGAGATTGGCTTCTCCAGAAAGTCATCGGAGCCCAACTCCATGGCTGTTTCCAGGTAATACCTTCGGCGGGCAAACTCCTCCCTTACCGAGGTGAGGACAATAACAAACATCTGCTCCTTGTAAGGGGCCCACTTCTCTTCGAACTGGAGTTCCTTGAGTACCGCAAATCCATCCTTCCGGGGCATAAGCAAGTCCAATATTAGCAGCTTGGGCCTCGCCGTGTGAATCTTCACCAGCGCTTCTTCCCCGTCCCGGGCGATGATGACTTCATAGCCCCCGGATTCCAGAACCATGGTCAGGGAATCTACGATGTCCGGGTCATCATCAGCCACCAGGACCTTAAGCTGTTCTGCCATGGCTCACTCCTTTCCGGCCCTAGACCAGGCTCTCCTTGAGAGGCAGCTCCCCGATTCCAGAGACAGTCCCCAATGACCTTTCCCTGGGGAGGGTGAAAGAGAACTTGGTTCCCTGCCCCGTCTCCGGGCTGGGGCTCTCCACCCATATCTTGCCCCCCATATATTCCACTATTCTCCGGGCTATGGAAAGCCCCAGCCCCGTCCCCTTTTGCTCCACATTGCTGCCCCGGAAGAATTCCTCAAAGACCCGGGGCAGGTCCTGGGGAGGTATGCCCACGCCAGTATCCAGAACCTCAAACAGGATGTGTCCCTCTTGGTCCTTGACCCTGAGGGTGACAGTGCCACCCCGGGGGGTATAGTTGACGGCATTGACTATGAGGTTCACCAGCACCTGCTGCAGCCGCTTTGCATCGAACATGACCTCCGGCAACGCATCGGGAAGCTCAGTCCTGAGCTCCACCTTTTTATCCCCGGCCAGAAGGCCTGCCACCTCCAGGGCCGCCTCTATTGGCTTTGCTGGGGACGCTTTGATTGTTTCCATGGGTATCTGCCCGGCCTCCAGCCTGGATATGTCCACCAGGTCATTGATAAGGGCCACCAGCTCCTGCAGGCGGACATTGCTTCTCTGCAGTATGTTCTTCTGCCTGGCAGTGGTGAGGCCGGCAATTCCGGCTAACAGGACATTCAGGTAGCTCTCTACTGCGGCTATGGGCGCCTTGAGGTCATGGCCCACCATGGCCAGGAAGCGCAGGAGGTATCTGCGGCCTTCCTCCAGCCTTTTCAGCTCAATAGAGCAGGCGTTAACCGCCTCGTTCAGACTTGCCACCCTGTCTTCGTGCTCCTTGGCCCGGTTCAGGGCGATGGCGCTGAGGTCGGCCGCAGCCTTGACGAAGTCTAGCTCTTCCTGGGTGAAGGAGCGGCGCTCCGCTGTGTATATCCTGAGTATCCCGATGATATCGCCCATATAGAGCAGGGGAACAGAGAGAATGGAGGCGATGCCCTCCTCCCTGGCGGCCTCGGGATACTCCGCCCGGCGGTCATGGGGGGCATCCAGAATCAAGACCACATTCCCTCTGGACACCTCGTCAATGATGGGACTCAGGGTAACACGGCCTTTCTTCAGGTAGCCCTCGCTCAGGCCGTAGTCCGCAGCATGGACAAACTCGCGGTCCCCGGCCACCCTCAGCAGGAGGGCGCAGCCCTTAGCCCCCAGGCTTTCGGTGACGGACTTCACTATAGCCTGGAGCACCTCCTCGGTGGCCAGGGAGCTTACCGCCCTGGCTATCTGGTAGAGGGCGCGATAGTCGCGAATTCCCACAGAAGGCATACCCCCCACCTATGCCAGCCCTGCTGCTTCCAATATAGCCGGAACCCTCTTCTCCCAGCCAATGGCCATGATATGGACCCCCTGGCATAGTTGCCTCACCTCCCGGATGAGGCGGGCCGCTATCTCAATGCTCTTGGCGGGCTTGTCGGTGGCCCTGTCCAGCTCCTGAATCATCTCCTCGGGCACATGCACCCCGGCTACCGCCCGGTTCATGAAGCGGGCCATAGCTACGGAGCGAAGGGGAATGATGCCGGCCAGGATGGGGACACCGAGGTACTGGGAGGCCCTGATGAACTTCTCGAACTTGGCCGGCTCATAGACTCCCTGCGTCTGGAAAAACTGGGCCCCTGCCCTTACTTTCTTCTCCATCTTTATTATCTGCGGCTCCAGGGGCTCGGCGCCGGGGCTGACCACTGCTCCCAGGAAGAATTTGGGGCTGCCCTTCAGCTCCTTGCCAGCCAGGTCCTTTCCCTGTTCCAGGGCCTTTGCGGCCTGGAGCAGGGAAACCGAGTCCAGGTCAAAGACGGGCTTGGCACTGGGGTGGTCCCCCAGGGAAACATAATCCCCGGTAATGCAAAGGACATTGGTGATGCCCAGGGAGTAGGCGCTGAGGAGGTCCGATTGCAGGGCCAGGCGATTGCGGTCCCGGCAGGTGACCTGGAAGACGGGTTCCAGGCCCTTCTGCTTCAACAGGTGGCACCCGGCCAGGGAGCCCAGCCTCATCACTGAGCTCTGCTGGTCGGTGACATTGGCCGCATCCACCTTCCCTTTGATGAGCTCAGCGTTCTCCAGCATTTCCTGGACATTCACCCCCTTGGGGGGGGCAATCTCCGCCGTTACCACAAGTTTTCCGTTCTTGAGGGCCTCGGCAAGACTCATCTGGGCAAACCCGCCTCTCTTGGTTCCTTCTGCTCCAGAGCCCAGAGGATGGTTGACCTCAGGGAGGGAGGGGGTTGCATCTTGGCATAGTCCTTGGGGGGGAGGAGTGTCTTCATCTCGTCCAATCGCCCTGTTTTCTTCAGCCTCTCGTAGATGAGCTGCCACCCGCAAGGTCTGACATCGGGCTCAAACTCACACCGGCCGTCCCTGGCCCCCCCGCAGGGACCGTTTATCAGGCTCTTGGTACAGGCCGTCAGCGGGCATATGCCACCGGTGTAGTCCAGCAGGCAATCGCCACACTCCAGGCACCTCTCGCTGCCCCGCCATTCCCCCCGCGAGCCACCCAGGTTGATGGTGTTGGTGGCAGGGTGCACCGGCCTATCCACAACAGCCGCCGTAGCCTGTACCCCCAGGCCACAGGTCATCACCAGAAGGGAATCGGCGGCCAGAACTTCCTGTTCATGGGCATAGAGCTTCATCTTGACCAGGGCCTTGTCGCAGAGGAAATCGGCCACAGTGTGTCCCACCACCCTTTTCCCAGCCCCCTCCAGGACTTGCTTCATCTCCAGGACCTGGGCCTCGCCGCCGGTCTTGCTGGCCTCAGCACAGCCCCGGCACCCCAGGATGAAGATGTTCTGTTCCCCGTCCAGGTAGTCCAGGGTTGCAGGCAACGGTTTCAGTTCTGATACTATCACCTTTCCCCTCCTGTTTCCACATGGCCCAGGCCTATCTCCTTGAGGACCACTTCTATAATCCTGGGCATCTCTCTCTTTAGCGTGGCTGAAAGTTCCAGGCCCCAGCCAATCTCCTCTGGCTCTATGCCGATGATGACCACCTGGCCGGGCTCCACCCCCATGTATTTCATGGTTTTCAGGGCCGTCCCCAGGTTGAACTCATGGAGGGAGGTGGCATTTCGTCCTTGAGACATCTCCTCCGGCCCGAACCGGTAGATGGTCCCGGGCTTTCCCCCGCCCCGGGCCGCATCTACGATGACCAGCTTATCCGGCGGGGACAGAAAGCCCAGGATGTCCGGGGATGTCCCGCCGTCCACTATCTGGATGCTCTCCTGGGCAGGCACCAGCCTCTCTAAAGCGCGGATGGTGTGGACGCCCACCCCCTCGTCCTTCAGCAGCAGGTTGCCGGCCCCTACCACTGCGATCTTCGCGGTGCGGGGACTTTTCATTATCCTGTCCCTAGCACACCTGGAACCGGCTCAGGTCCCGCCCCTTCGGCGTCACCAGGTGGATGGCGCAGGCAAGGCAGGGGTCAAAGGAACGCACAATGCGCAGGATTTCAAAGGGATTGGCCTCATCCCTGGTCTTTGTTCCCGTAACCGCCTGCTCCAGCGCCCCGGGCTGGCCCTGGCGGTCCCGGGGACTCATGTTCCAGGTACTGGGCACCACGCACTGGTAGTTGGCTATCTTCTTTTCCTTTATCCTTATCCAGTGGCCCAGGGCACCCCGGGCCCCGTCAATCAGGCCCATCCCCTCGGACTCGTCGGGGATTTCATAGGGCACGTAGGCGGGCTCCCCGGGCTTGAGTTCCAGGAGCCAGGCGGGCATGGCATCGGCCACCAGCTTGGTGTACAGGGCCCGGGTCAGGTGCCGTCCCATGACGGAGAAGAGCGATGAAGGGGAAGCCTTGAACTGGGAAAGGGCCCCATCCACCAGGGATTTCACCGTGGGGTGTCCCCGGGCATACGTAACCAGCATCCTGGCCAAAGGGCCCACCTCATAGACCTTGCCATCGTAGCGCGGGGCCTTGGACCAGGAATAGGCGCCAGCCTTGCCCGGCAGGGACTCGGTGACACCCTCCGTGGGCCTCAGGCCGTCGGTGGAATCGGGATACCAGGAGTATTTGACCTGCTCCAGAATCTTGGAGGTATCCAGGGGCTGCACCTGGAGGTCTCCAGAGATGGTGCCCTGCTGGAACAGCCTCTT
This genomic stretch from Chloroflexota bacterium harbors:
- a CDS encoding nucleotidyltransferase family protein, with amino-acid sequence MRAPIIKQGERALMGICREDQFILACCRSLGSQHLAEEVAPLLKKGLSWAGFVERAKKQGVPSLLYYVIEAEEDIRRYVPAEVWEKLRAIGLSVLQRNLLLTKELGKILEAFDRRAVRAIPLKGPVLAHTLYPNPAMRLFGDLDIWVRQEDIPVAQEVLEQEGYQTPARPGAALEKHPFHDVILFKPPVLVELHWQPTDTTFLPIDTGLVWQRARSIDLDGRGVLTLSAEDNLILLSIHLLLHSSRALRLLVDIAGLLNRYGSQLDWNCVLASCREWGAGGFVYLTLVRVKSLLEAPVPAQVLRELKPNWWYRALAEALVDDLYFLSPPSPGVRGEGLMLAYCLLLGGPRRMFNAYLAHLDTTHRARIQGKLGTGVLSHLVPLFLALQGLRWSGLAIVCALGRAWRRRVSF
- a CDS encoding response regulator; translated protein: MTEQARILLVDDDWDFVEATRMLLESRYKVAVAYTGDEGLKKARKEKPDLIILDIIMPTKDGFMVCEELKKDPQLSKIPVMLLTSLSSRMAETAVSMTQAMTTEAEDYLEKPASPEELFQRVEKLLRKQPRKGR
- a CDS encoding response regulator gives rise to the protein MAEQLKVLVADDDPDIVDSLTMVLESGGYEVIIARDGEEALVKIHTARPKLLILDLLMPRKDGFAVLKELQFEEKWAPYKEQMFVIVLTSVREEFARRRYYLETAMELGSDDFLEKPISPQELLNAVARFVGPASHTV
- a CDS encoding GAF domain-containing sensor histidine kinase, which codes for MPSVGIRDYRALYQIARAVSSLATEEVLQAIVKSVTESLGAKGCALLLRVAGDREFVHAADYGLSEGYLKKGRVTLSPIIDEVSRGNVVLILDAPHDRRAEYPEAAREEGIASILSVPLLYMGDIIGILRIYTAERRSFTQEELDFVKAAADLSAIALNRAKEHEDRVASLNEAVNACSIELKRLEEGRRYLLRFLAMVGHDLKAPIAAVESYLNVLLAGIAGLTTARQKNILQRSNVRLQELVALINDLVDISRLEAGQIPMETIKASPAKPIEAALEVAGLLAGDKKVELRTELPDALPEVMFDAKRLQQVLVNLIVNAVNYTPRGGTVTLRVKDQEGHILFEVLDTGVGIPPQDLPRVFEEFFRGSNVEQKGTGLGLSIARRIVEYMGGKIWVESPSPETGQGTKFSFTLPRERSLGTVSGIGELPLKESLV
- a CDS encoding methylenetetrahydrofolate reductase yields the protein MSLAEALKNGKLVVTAEIAPPKGVNVQEMLENAELIKGKVDAANVTDQQSSVMRLGSLAGCHLLKQKGLEPVFQVTCRDRNRLALQSDLLSAYSLGITNVLCITGDYVSLGDHPSAKPVFDLDSVSLLQAAKALEQGKDLAGKELKGSPKFFLGAVVSPGAEPLEPQIIKMEKKVRAGAQFFQTQGVYEPAKFEKFIRASQYLGVPILAGIIPLRSVAMARFMNRAVAGVHVPEEMIQELDRATDKPAKSIEIAARLIREVRQLCQGVHIMAIGWEKRVPAILEAAGLA
- a CDS encoding methylenetetrahydrofolate reductase C-terminal domain-containing protein, with amino-acid sequence MIVSELKPLPATLDYLDGEQNIFILGCRGCAEASKTGGEAQVLEMKQVLEGAGKRVVGHTVADFLCDKALVKMKLYAHEQEVLAADSLLVMTCGLGVQATAAVVDRPVHPATNTINLGGSRGEWRGSERCLECGDCLLDYTGGICPLTACTKSLINGPCGGARDGRCEFEPDVRPCGWQLIYERLKKTGRLDEMKTLLPPKDYAKMQPPPSLRSTILWALEQKEPREAGLPR
- a CDS encoding hydrogenase maturation protease, translating into MKSPRTAKIAVVGAGNLLLKDEGVGVHTIRALERLVPAQESIQIVDGGTSPDILGFLSPPDKLVIVDAARGGGKPGTIYRFGPEEMSQGRNATSLHEFNLGTALKTMKYMGVEPGQVVIIGIEPEEIGWGLELSATLKREMPRIIEVVLKEIGLGHVETGGER